A region of Methyloversatilis discipulorum DNA encodes the following proteins:
- the folE gene encoding GTP cyclohydrolase I FolE, which yields MSRPPIHHIYKYRKNMKSTDTGRPTREEAEAAVRTLIRWTGDDPTREGLIDTPKRVVKSYEEFFAGYAEDPREILSRTFEEVEGYDEVIALTGIRFESHCEHHMVPIIGTAHVAYLPDRRVVGISKLARLVEVFAKRLQIQEKMTVQVADTLYEVLQPRGVAVVIEAAHECMTTRGVHKPGVAMVTSRMLGLFRDDARTRREFFDLIGRSGGSGSCGV from the coding sequence ATGAGCCGGCCGCCGATCCACCATATATATAAGTACAGGAAGAACATGAAGAGCACTGACACCGGTCGTCCGACCCGCGAAGAAGCCGAAGCGGCCGTTCGCACCCTGATTCGCTGGACCGGCGACGATCCGACGCGCGAAGGCCTGATCGATACGCCCAAGCGCGTGGTCAAGTCCTACGAGGAATTCTTTGCGGGCTACGCTGAAGATCCGCGCGAAATCCTGTCCCGCACCTTCGAGGAAGTCGAGGGCTACGACGAAGTGATCGCGCTGACCGGCATCCGCTTCGAAAGCCACTGCGAACACCACATGGTGCCCATCATCGGCACCGCGCACGTGGCCTATCTGCCGGATCGCCGCGTGGTCGGCATTTCCAAGCTGGCGCGGCTGGTCGAGGTGTTCGCCAAGCGCCTGCAGATCCAGGAGAAGATGACCGTGCAGGTAGCCGACACGCTGTACGAGGTGCTGCAGCCGCGCGGCGTGGCGGTCGTGATCGAGGCCGCGCACGAATGCATGACCACGCGTGGCGTGCACAAGCCGGGCGTGGCCATGGTCACCAGCCGCATGCTGGGGCTGTTCCGTGACGATGCGCGCACCCGCCGCGAGTTCTTCGACCTGATCGGCCGTTCCGGCGGCAGCGGCAGCTGCGGCGTCTGA
- a CDS encoding DegQ family serine endoprotease produces MKIKLSRTALAALTATAFGLGATATTVDWMRHAEAAPQSKPVQIAQAAPITAPTTAPLVAGLPDFSTLVEQTSPSVVNISVIGKPSRVAVNPNDPMFEFFRRFGIPVPQNPQRGGEGPAPRGIGSGFVISPDGYILTNAHVVADAAEVTVKFTDKREYKAKVIGSDKRTDVALIKIEAKNLPAVKLGNAETTRVGEWVAAIGAPFGFENTVTAGIVSAKSRALPDESLVPFIQTDVAINPGNSGGPLFNLNGEVIGINSQIYSRTGGFMGLSFAIPIDVAMRVADQIKQYGRAKHARLGVSIQPITRELADSFGLDRARGALVANVEQGGPADKAGLQAGDVILSVDGRAVSDSFDLPKVIGNLAPGKTVKMKVWRQGAERDLSATLGEQSDNEVAALDEGGRDSGPIRDRLGLAVRPLTGAESQQLGVTRGLVVADAGGVAAQAGIQPGDAILAVNGQPVGSAEELAKLVEKAKGRIALLIQRGDNRLFVPIRVG; encoded by the coding sequence ATGAAGATCAAGCTGTCTCGTACCGCACTCGCCGCGCTGACCGCGACCGCCTTCGGGCTGGGCGCCACGGCGACGACGGTCGACTGGATGCGTCACGCCGAAGCGGCACCGCAGTCGAAGCCGGTGCAGATTGCACAGGCGGCGCCGATCACCGCGCCGACGACGGCGCCCCTGGTTGCCGGTCTGCCGGATTTCAGCACGCTGGTCGAACAGACCTCGCCGTCCGTGGTGAACATCAGCGTGATCGGCAAGCCTTCGCGCGTGGCTGTCAATCCGAATGACCCGATGTTCGAGTTCTTCCGCCGCTTCGGCATCCCGGTGCCGCAGAACCCGCAGCGCGGCGGCGAGGGCCCGGCACCGCGCGGCATCGGTTCCGGCTTCGTCATCAGCCCGGACGGCTACATCCTGACCAATGCGCACGTGGTGGCCGATGCCGCCGAGGTGACGGTCAAGTTCACTGACAAGCGCGAATACAAGGCCAAGGTGATCGGCAGCGACAAGCGCACCGACGTCGCGCTGATCAAGATCGAGGCGAAAAACCTGCCGGCGGTGAAGCTGGGCAATGCCGAAACTACCCGCGTCGGCGAATGGGTAGCGGCCATCGGCGCCCCCTTCGGCTTCGAGAACACGGTGACGGCTGGCATCGTCAGCGCCAAGTCGCGCGCGCTGCCGGACGAATCGCTGGTGCCCTTCATCCAGACCGACGTGGCGATCAACCCGGGCAATTCCGGTGGCCCGCTGTTCAACCTGAACGGCGAGGTGATCGGCATCAATTCGCAGATCTATTCGCGCACCGGCGGCTTCATGGGTCTGTCCTTCGCCATTCCGATTGACGTTGCGATGCGGGTGGCCGACCAGATCAAGCAGTACGGACGCGCCAAGCACGCCCGTCTTGGCGTCAGCATCCAGCCGATCACGCGCGAACTGGCCGACAGTTTCGGTCTGGACCGCGCACGCGGCGCACTGGTCGCCAACGTCGAACAGGGCGGTCCGGCCGACAAGGCCGGTCTGCAGGCCGGCGACGTGATCCTGTCGGTCGATGGCCGAGCCGTGTCCGATTCCTTCGACCTGCCGAAGGTGATCGGCAATCTGGCGCCGGGCAAGACGGTGAAGATGAAGGTTTGGCGCCAGGGTGCAGAGCGCGACCTGAGCGCGACGCTGGGTGAGCAGAGCGACAACGAGGTGGCCGCGCTCGACGAGGGTGGTCGTGACAGCGGACCGATCCGCGACCGGCTCGGCCTCGCCGTGCGCCCGCTGACCGGTGCCGAATCGCAGCAACTGGGCGTCACTCGCGGCCTGGTCGTGGCCGACGCCGGCGGCGTGGCCGCACAGGCCGGCATCCAGCCGGGCGACGCCATCCTCGCGGTGAACGGCCAGCCGGTCGGCAGCGCGGAAGAACTGGCAAAGCTGGTGGAAAAGGCCAAGGGTCGCATCGCACTGCTGATCCAGCGTGGCGACAACCGCCTGTTCGTGCCGATCCGGGTGGGCTGA